The window GGCGGCGGCCCAGTACTTGTTGGGCAATCTAGGCCCGTCGGACCTCGCCTCGGAGGAGATCCTGCCCCGCGTCTTTGTCCAGGGGACGAGCCCCGAGTCGCTGGCGCTGAAGAGGGAGTTGAAGGAACGCATAAACTCGGGCGATATAAAGGTGGAGGGCAATGTGCTGATAGGGAGGCACGTCAAGATAGGGAGGGGCGCCTACCTGAAAAACGCAGTCATAGACAACTACACAGTTCTAGGCGACGGGGCTGAGGTCGTCGACTCTGTAGTCATGGACAGATCGGTGTTGGGGCCGAGATCCAGAGTCGAGAGATCCATAGTGGGGAGGCATAGCGCAGTCGGGGAGGGGTCGTACCTGGTAAATTCCGTCCTAGGCAACGACGTGACTGTCGGCGCAGGCGCCGTGTTGATAAACGCCAAGGTCTGGCCGCATAAGTCAGTCGGCGACGGCGTGAAGCTGGAGAACTTCGCGCTGACCTAGGCAATAACTTTTTAGGCAGACCCCAATCGCCGTCTATGGCCGCGTTGCCTAGGCCAGGCCTCGGCGTGTACATAACCGCGAACTGGCCCAACCGCGACGTCTTCGCGAAGTTCCTCGACGCCGTTAAGGGCATCGCCGACTTCGTGGAGATAGGGATACCTACGGATAACCCGAAATACGACGGCCCCTTCATAAGGTCCAGCCATAGATCCGTGCAGGTCAAGGGCCTCGACGCGTTGAGGGGGCTGAGATTGCCCGAGAACGCCGTCTTGATGGGCTACGCCGAGGATTTCGCCGGAAGGTTCGACGAGCTGGCCAGAGCGGCCGCCGAGGCGGGCGCCGTCTCGGTCCTCCTCCCCGATCTCTTGATAGATATGCCAGAGATGCTCGACGCCTACGTGGCGGCGATGAGGAGGGAGGGGCTGGCGCCCACGTTCTTCCTCCCCGGCAAGTTCCCATACGCATTAGCCGAAAGGCTGGCCGGCTACGGCCCTCTATTCATATACGTGGGCCTATACGCGGCGACCGGCATTAAGTTGCCCGTCTACGTCGAGAGGAATATCAAGCTTGCCAGAAGCCACATAGGCGGCATCTACCTAGTCGCGGGCTTCGCGATAGATAGCCCCGACAAGGCGAGGGCCCTAATCGAGGCGGGGGCCGACGGGCT of the Thermoproteus uzoniensis 768-20 genome contains:
- the trpA gene encoding tryptophan synthase subunit alpha, whose translation is MAALPRPGLGVYITANWPNRDVFAKFLDAVKGIADFVEIGIPTDNPKYDGPFIRSSHRSVQVKGLDALRGLRLPENAVLMGYAEDFAGRFDELARAAAEAGAVSVLLPDLLIDMPEMLDAYVAAMRREGLAPTFFLPGKFPYALAERLAGYGPLFIYVGLYAATGIKLPVYVERNIKLARSHIGGIYLVAGFAIDSPDKARALIEAGADGLVVGTAAMRRLAEGGVKAAVDFLSEIRRAIK